A region from the Leguminivora glycinivorella isolate SPB_JAAS2020 chromosome 3, LegGlyc_1.1, whole genome shotgun sequence genome encodes:
- the LOC125242725 gene encoding lathosterol oxidase-like: MTSKVRQRTTEKPKEQTQKHNEQGKETETQTKKYWDPLTDGVKWIEKYSEPLEKFFERIPDFISTIIATFAVFTLGATLRGEWVVILVSALKQFSGTYTEDRNATVQDFFNLFTERNLKMENFGVIFLAAHTVAYLMYFLIGGFLHWYFYVKRRDSAHEWKCQPTKWLSPELERHEVIVGCLSLFCTGTFSALLATYILNGNPSTVYYKYDEYGWLWFWLQFPVIFILNDYLTYIMHRMYHTPFLYKHFHKLHHKYKQPTAFSVTAIHPVEIIHIQLTLCLPLFTFPVHWIPFYAVALYTFYHGIIDHSGIDFKAQWWQPWQPDAAFHDQHHEFTHVNFAFNIQFWDRLHGTMRKPNRVYTEETYHGTAPLEGTEEAKAVLEAEAKELENENAGKSNLNAS, from the exons ATGACATCAAAAGTCCGACAAAGGACAACGGAAAAACCCAAAGAACAGACACAAAAGCATAATGAACAAGGCAAAGAAACAGAAACACAAACAAAGAAGTACTGGGACCCATTAACTGATGGAGTCAAGTGGATAGAAAAATACTCTGAGCCGTTAGAAAAGTTTTTTGAGAGAATACCAGATTTTATAAGCACTATTATTGCCACATTTGCAGTTTTTACATTAGGCGCTACATTAAGAG GAGAATGGGTGGTCATTCTCGTATCAGCGTTAAAGCAGTTCTCCGGAACCTATACAGAAGACAGGAACGCGACAGTACAAGATTTCTTCAACCTCTTCACCGAGAGAAACCTGAAGATGGAGAACTTTGGAGTGATCTTTCTAGCGGCGCATACCGTGGCGTACTTAATGTACTTCCTTATAGGAGGATTTCTGCAT TGGTACTTCTACGTTAAACGACGCGACAGCGCTCATGAATGGAAATGCCAACCCACCAAATGGCTGAGCCCAGAACTTGAACGGCACGAGGTCATTGTTGGCTGCCTGTCCCTCTTCTGCACTGGAACCTTCTCTGCTCTTCTTGCCACTTACATTTTGAACGGGAATCCTTCTACCGTCTACTATAAGTATGACGAATACGGTTGGTTGTGGTTCTGGTTGCAGTTCCCTGTgatatttattttgaat GACTATCTGACCTACATCATGCACCGCATGTACCACACTCCGTTTCTGTACAAGCACTTCCATAAGCTCCACCACAAGTACAAGCAGCCCACGGCGTTCTCTGTCACCGCTATCCATCCTGTTGAGATCATACACATCCAGTTGACGCTGTGCTTGCCTCTCTTTACGTTCCCTGTACATTGGA TTCCATTCTACGCTGTGGCCCTGTACACGTTCTACCACGGCATCATCGACCACTCCGGTATCGACTTCAAGGCGCAGTGGTGGCAGCCCTGGCAGCCTGACGCTGCTTTCCACGACCAGCATCACGAGTTCACGCACGTCAACTTTGCTTTTAATATCCAGTTTTGGGATAGA TTACATGGAACTATGAGGAAACCCAACAGAGTGTACACAGAAGAAACCTACCACGGAACAGCTCCTCTAGAAGGAACAGAGGAAGCAAAGGCCGTTCTAGAAGCTGAAGCGAAAGAACTTGAGAACGAGAACGCTGGCAAAAGCAATCTTAATGCTTCTTAA